In one window of Desulfuromonas sp. DNA:
- a CDS encoding PAS domain S-box protein, translating to MGRTVQVLLVEDSETHAALLSQALESPGGRVAVRVARSLAEARSVLGGFTPDLAIVDLCLPDGQGTELLPPEGEEGAFPVVIMTGHGDEGVAVEAIKAGALDYVVKTPASLAEMPHVVERALREWTQVTERRRAEEALRQSEERFRSFFESAASGMAIISPEGRALRVNPTFCRLSGYSEPEALEKNILEVTHPDDREETRRLYDEIRADRRRVVDYEKRYLCKDGSVTWGRATVAGVFGTDGALSYFAANVQDITERKETEEALRLSEERFRTVFNNAAAGMVTLSTEGRFLEANEAFCRFIGYSREDLLSLRVPDITHPDDQEKTAENYRVLGSGQSRAIDYQKSFLRRDGSTVWGHVSVAAVPGADGLPLYYVGLVQDITESKRVQDQIRESKQMLQLVLDYIPQRVFWKDRDSVYLGGNRNFARAAGVEAPQDLVGKTDYDLPWRREEADFFRECDRRVMESDAPELHIIEPQLQASGKQAWLDTSKVPLHDGEGRVVGVLGTFEDFTERKRAEEALVEANRELDAFVYTVSHDLRTPLTPIIGYAEVLQETCRDRLDEQSLDCLAEIENQGRRMLALMEDLLVLAKVGHVQRPAEPVDLGAVVAEVLVGMGSLLAEAGVAVERHSLPGLRVPKTLLAQVFDNLIGNAVRYAGAEGASLEVGGERTGAMVRFFVRDHGPGIPAGERERVFEVFFRGTEGKKVQGTGVGLATIQKIARCYGGRAWLEETPGGGCTFWVEMEDAPATGQEPQGGG from the coding sequence ATGGGGAGAACGGTTCAGGTTCTCCTGGTTGAGGATTCGGAAACTCATGCCGCCCTGCTGTCCCAGGCCCTGGAATCTCCCGGGGGCCGGGTGGCGGTGCGGGTCGCCCGCAGCCTGGCCGAAGCCCGCTCCGTCCTGGGCGGGTTCACGCCCGACCTGGCGATCGTCGATCTGTGCCTGCCCGACGGCCAGGGCACCGAGCTTCTTCCCCCGGAGGGGGAGGAGGGCGCCTTTCCCGTCGTGATCATGACCGGCCACGGCGACGAGGGGGTGGCCGTGGAGGCGATCAAGGCCGGAGCCCTCGATTACGTCGTCAAGACCCCCGCCTCCCTGGCCGAGATGCCCCACGTCGTCGAGAGGGCCCTGCGCGAATGGACCCAGGTCACCGAGCGCAGGCGGGCCGAGGAGGCGTTGCGGCAGAGCGAGGAGAGGTTTCGCTCCTTCTTCGAGTCGGCCGCCTCCGGCATGGCCATCATCAGCCCGGAGGGGAGGGCGCTGCGGGTCAACCCGACCTTTTGCCGTCTCTCCGGCTACAGTGAGCCCGAGGCGCTGGAAAAGAATATTCTCGAGGTGACCCACCCCGACGACCGGGAGGAGACGCGGCGCCTCTACGACGAGATCCGGGCGGACCGCCGCCGGGTCGTCGACTATGAGAAGCGCTATCTGTGCAAGGACGGCTCGGTAACCTGGGGCCGTGCCACGGTGGCGGGGGTGTTCGGCACGGACGGGGCCCTGAGTTACTTTGCCGCCAACGTGCAGGACATCACCGAGCGCAAGGAGACCGAGGAGGCGCTTCGGCTCAGCGAGGAGAGGTTTCGCACCGTCTTCAACAACGCTGCCGCGGGGATGGTCACCCTCTCAACCGAGGGCCGGTTTCTGGAGGCGAACGAGGCCTTTTGCCGTTTCATCGGTTATTCCCGGGAGGATCTGCTGTCCCTCCGGGTCCCGGACATCACCCATCCCGACGATCAGGAAAAAACCGCGGAAAACTACCGGGTTCTCGGCAGCGGCCAAAGCCGGGCGATCGATTACCAGAAGAGCTTTTTGCGCAGGGACGGCAGCACCGTGTGGGGCCACGTCTCGGTGGCCGCGGTGCCGGGCGCCGACGGGTTGCCCCTCTATTACGTCGGCCTGGTGCAGGACATCACCGAGTCCAAGCGGGTCCAGGACCAGATCCGGGAGTCGAAGCAGATGCTGCAGTTGGTCCTCGACTACATCCCCCAGCGCGTCTTCTGGAAAGACCGCGACTCGGTCTATCTCGGCGGCAACCGCAACTTCGCCCGGGCCGCGGGGGTGGAGGCGCCTCAGGACCTGGTCGGCAAGACCGACTACGACCTCCCCTGGAGGCGGGAGGAAGCCGATTTTTTCCGGGAGTGCGACCGCCGGGTGATGGAGTCGGACGCGCCGGAGCTGCATATCATCGAGCCGCAGCTTCAGGCGAGCGGCAAGCAGGCCTGGCTCGACACGAGCAAGGTCCCCCTGCATGACGGCGAAGGGCGGGTGGTCGGGGTCCTCGGCACCTTCGAGGATTTCACAGAACGCAAGCGGGCCGAAGAGGCGTTGGTCGAGGCGAACCGGGAGCTGGACGCCTTCGTCTACACCGTCTCCCACGACCTGCGCACCCCCTTGACGCCGATCATCGGCTATGCCGAGGTCCTTCAGGAGACCTGCCGGGACCGCCTGGACGAGCAGTCCCTCGACTGCCTGGCCGAGATCGAGAACCAGGGCCGCAGGATGCTGGCGCTGATGGAGGACCTTCTGGTCCTGGCCAAGGTGGGACACGTGCAGCGGCCGGCCGAACCGGTCGACCTTGGCGCGGTGGTGGCGGAGGTCCTGGTCGGCATGGGGAGCCTCCTTGCCGAGGCCGGCGTCGCCGTCGAGAGACATTCCCTGCCCGGCCTGAGGGTGCCGAAGACCCTGCTGGCCCAGGTGTTCGACAACCTGATCGGCAACGCGGTCCGCTACGCGGGGGCGGAGGGCGCCTCGCTCGAAGTGGGGGGGGAGCGGACGGGGGCGATGGTGCGCTTTTTCGTGCGGGACCACGGCCCGGGCATCCCCGCAGGAGAGCGCGAGCGGGTCTTCGAGGTCTTTTTCCGGGGGACGGAGGGGAAGAAGGTCCAGGGGACCGGGGTCGGGCTGGCCACGATTCAGAAGATCGCCCGCTGCTACGGGGGGCGGGCCTGGCTCGAGGAGACCCCCGGCGGCGGCTGCACCTTCTGGGTGGAGATGGAAGACGCTCCGGCCACCGGGCAGGAGCCGCAGGGGGGGGGCTGA
- a CDS encoding pyridoxal phosphate-dependent aminotransferase, translating into MNEDAMSIPLSRRAREVTPFLAMEVMERAQALQAEVREIIYLCLGEPDFPTPRPIVEAAAAAMKGGETTYTHSLGRLDLRREIAAHYRRRYEVEIDPEQIVVSSGTSPLMLLLFAALLEEGDEVILPDPCYACYPDVVRFAGGRPVLLATRQEDGFQPRADDVRRALSPRTRALLVNSPSNPAGSVLAPARLKELAELPVPIVSDEIYHGLTYAGEERSILEFTENAFVLGGFSKAYAMTGWRLGYLVAPRSCVRTLQTLHQNFMISANSFVQVAGIAALRRCRPDVERMGRAYDERRRHLLQRLPELGLRAAGTPSGAFYVLADARHINPDSRALALEILETTGVALTPGIDFGPGAEGYLRLSYANSLENIDRALDRLAALFRERGWA; encoded by the coding sequence ATGAACGAAGACGCCATGTCCATTCCCCTCTCCCGCCGGGCCCGGGAGGTGACACCCTTCCTGGCCATGGAGGTGATGGAGCGGGCCCAGGCCCTGCAGGCCGAGGTACGGGAGATCATCTACCTGTGCCTGGGGGAGCCCGACTTCCCGACCCCCCGGCCGATCGTGGAAGCGGCGGCCGCCGCCATGAAGGGAGGAGAAACGACCTACACCCACTCCCTGGGGCGCCTCGACCTGCGCCGGGAGATCGCCGCCCACTACCGGCGGCGCTACGAGGTGGAGATCGACCCCGAGCAGATCGTCGTCTCCTCCGGGACCAGCCCCCTGATGCTCCTCCTCTTCGCCGCCCTGCTCGAGGAGGGGGACGAGGTGATCCTCCCCGACCCCTGCTACGCCTGCTACCCTGACGTCGTCCGCTTCGCCGGCGGTCGGCCCGTCCTGCTGGCCACCCGGCAGGAAGACGGCTTCCAGCCCCGGGCCGACGACGTGCGCCGGGCCCTCTCCCCCCGCACCCGGGCCCTGCTGGTCAACTCCCCCTCCAACCCGGCCGGGTCGGTCCTGGCCCCGGCCCGCCTGAAGGAACTGGCCGAGCTGCCGGTGCCCATCGTCTCCGACGAGATCTACCACGGCCTGACCTACGCGGGGGAGGAACGCAGCATCCTGGAGTTCACGGAAAACGCCTTCGTCCTCGGGGGATTCTCCAAGGCCTACGCCATGACCGGTTGGCGCCTCGGCTACCTGGTCGCCCCGCGCTCGTGCGTGCGGACCCTGCAGACCCTGCACCAGAACTTCATGATCAGCGCCAACAGCTTCGTGCAGGTCGCCGGAATCGCCGCCCTGCGCCGTTGCCGGCCCGACGTGGAACGCATGGGCCGGGCCTACGACGAGCGCCGCCGCCACCTGCTGCAGCGCCTTCCGGAACTGGGTCTGAGGGCCGCCGGGACCCCCTCGGGGGCCTTCTACGTCCTGGCCGACGCCCGGCACATCAACCCCGACTCCCGCGCCCTGGCCCTGGAGATCCTCGAGACCACCGGCGTGGCCCTCACGCCGGGGATCGACTTCGGCCCCGGGGCAGAGGGCTACCTGCGCCTCTCCTACGCCAACTCCCTCGAGAACATCGACCGGGCCCTCGACCGCCTCGCCGCCCTGTTCCGGGAACGGGGCTGGGCGTAG
- a CDS encoding M48 family metallopeptidase, with protein sequence MKWLILLTYLAVLAARHGLRWLNLRHLARHGATVPEGFEDAVRPEDLQKTSAYTLARSRLGLLQGLLGSALLVLFLFGGLLPHYDRWAASSGGFVLSGTLFLLGLLLIQTALDIPFSLYGTFCIEARFGFNTTTWRLWLSDLLKSTLLSLLLAGLLAAGALALVSASPDRWWLWVWALFAAVTLFLLYLSPVLIEPLFFRFEPVRREGLEEEIRRLMGRAGLKVSKVLQVDASRRSRHSNAYFTGIGRVKRIVLFDTLLEQMEPPETLAILAHEVGHWKKGHIWKRLLATEALFLAGCYVAFRLLHWPGLPELLGLEQASFCARLVLVAFLGSLAAFPLAPLSSWLSRRAEWQADRYAAELTGEPEHLASALVRLSRENLANLHPHPLYARVYYSHPPIVERVRALRRRNTSKETGR encoded by the coding sequence ATGAAATGGCTGATCCTCCTGACCTACCTCGCCGTGCTCGCCGCCCGCCACGGCCTGCGCTGGCTCAACCTGCGGCACCTGGCGCGGCACGGCGCCACCGTCCCCGAGGGCTTCGAGGACGCGGTCCGGCCCGAGGACCTGCAGAAGACCTCCGCCTACACCCTGGCGCGCAGCCGCCTCGGCCTGCTCCAGGGGCTGCTCGGCTCAGCCCTGCTGGTTCTTTTCCTGTTCGGCGGCCTGCTCCCCCACTACGACCGATGGGCCGCGTCGAGCGGCGGGTTCGTCCTCTCCGGCACCCTCTTCCTGCTCGGCCTGCTCCTGATCCAGACCGCCCTCGACATCCCCTTCAGCCTGTACGGGACCTTTTGCATCGAGGCCCGCTTCGGGTTCAACACCACCACCTGGAGACTGTGGCTCTCCGACCTGCTCAAGTCGACCCTCCTCTCCCTGCTGCTGGCCGGCCTGCTCGCGGCCGGGGCCCTGGCCCTCGTCTCGGCCAGCCCGGACCGGTGGTGGCTCTGGGTGTGGGCCCTGTTCGCCGCCGTCACCCTGTTCCTTCTCTACCTCTCCCCGGTCCTCATCGAGCCGCTCTTCTTCAGGTTCGAGCCGGTCCGCAGGGAGGGCCTGGAGGAGGAGATCCGCCGCCTGATGGGACGGGCGGGGCTGAAGGTGAGCAAGGTCCTGCAGGTCGACGCCTCGCGCCGCAGCCGCCACTCCAACGCCTACTTCACCGGCATCGGCCGGGTCAAGCGCATCGTCCTCTTCGACACCCTGCTGGAGCAGATGGAGCCCCCCGAGACCCTGGCCATCCTCGCCCACGAGGTGGGGCATTGGAAGAAAGGGCACATCTGGAAGCGCCTGCTGGCCACCGAGGCGCTCTTTCTGGCCGGCTGCTACGTCGCCTTTCGCCTGCTGCACTGGCCGGGACTGCCGGAGCTGCTCGGCCTCGAGCAGGCCTCCTTCTGCGCGCGCCTTGTGCTCGTGGCCTTCCTCGGCTCCCTGGCCGCCTTCCCCCTGGCACCCCTGAGCAGCTGGCTCTCCAGGCGCGCCGAATGGCAGGCCGACCGCTATGCCGCCGAGCTGACCGGAGAGCCGGAGCACCTGGCATCGGCCCTCGTCCGGCTCTCCCGGGAGAACCTGGCCAACCTGCACCCCCACCCCCTCTACGCCCGCGTCTACTACTCCCATCCGCCGATCGTGGAGCGGGTTCGGGCGCTGCGCCGGCGGAACACGTCCAAGGAGACAGGCCGATGA